The Alphaproteobacteria bacterium genome contains a region encoding:
- a CDS encoding FlgD immunoglobulin-like domain containing protein, protein MSTAQDWKWVVAPNAPTANSRTDDIWFFDEKKGWLVNSNGEIRQTLDGGADNWPVRKRIPPNTPGRPYLRCMGWANETVGWVGAVTNTGAGPKDFLKFLLHRTTDGGATWTNMTNMPEDSPAGICGMSVVNEKVMYGAGTNDPNLPGPAVVKTTDGGATWTRIDLKPHADNLIDVRFFDENTGWIVGGKNDPSCSAGNGDFDQYARLKPVVLKTTDGGATWVNKAAGVAGFQCGEWGWKIQWLDARTGFVSLESMATAAILKTTDGGETWLRMPIVDSSGQPVNIDLEGVGFLDADSGWVGGWGDQFEGLFNSVTVDGGKTWARQDSTPGDPNTDPRLKINRYRFLGNPISMAYCSGKRVYKGTAPHVALEAVSAPAATVAAPQPAGLALSYTSYVSRGSVEITYVLPQDAESVFIGIWNHFAFNVKTLVNGESQKAGRHTVVWDGTDDAGKRLRGGMYMCRMSVDDRIAESETVRLPG, encoded by the coding sequence ATGAGCACCGCACAAGACTGGAAGTGGGTGGTTGCGCCGAACGCGCCGACGGCAAACTCCCGGACTGACGACATCTGGTTCTTCGACGAGAAGAAGGGCTGGCTGGTCAACAGCAACGGGGAAATCCGGCAGACGCTCGATGGCGGCGCTGACAATTGGCCCGTTCGAAAACGCATTCCTCCGAATACTCCAGGCCGTCCGTATCTGCGCTGCATGGGCTGGGCGAACGAAACGGTTGGCTGGGTCGGGGCGGTGACGAATACCGGCGCTGGCCCGAAGGACTTCTTGAAATTCCTGCTCCATCGAACCACCGATGGCGGCGCCACCTGGACCAATATGACCAACATGCCCGAGGACTCGCCTGCGGGCATTTGCGGCATGTCTGTCGTCAACGAGAAAGTGATGTACGGAGCCGGCACAAACGATCCGAATTTGCCGGGTCCAGCCGTGGTCAAGACCACCGATGGCGGGGCGACCTGGACGCGCATTGATCTCAAACCGCACGCTGACAATCTCATCGACGTGCGTTTTTTTGACGAGAACACCGGCTGGATCGTCGGCGGAAAGAATGACCCTTCATGCTCGGCGGGCAACGGGGACTTCGACCAATATGCGCGGTTGAAACCGGTGGTGTTGAAGACGACGGACGGCGGCGCGACGTGGGTCAACAAGGCTGCGGGCGTCGCCGGCTTTCAATGCGGCGAGTGGGGCTGGAAGATTCAATGGCTCGACGCCAGAACGGGATTTGTCTCACTGGAGAGCATGGCGACGGCGGCGATCCTGAAGACAACCGACGGAGGCGAGACCTGGCTGCGCATGCCCATCGTCGACAGCTCCGGTCAACCGGTCAACATCGATCTCGAGGGTGTTGGTTTCCTCGATGCCGACTCCGGTTGGGTCGGCGGATGGGGCGATCAGTTCGAGGGTCTGTTCAACAGCGTGACTGTCGACGGCGGGAAAACCTGGGCACGGCAAGATAGTACGCCGGGTGACCCAAACACGGATCCGCGGCTCAAGATCAACCGGTACCGGTTTCTCGGCAATCCCATTTCGATGGCGTATTGCAGCGGAAAGCGGGTTTACAAAGGCACGGCTCCCCACGTGGCGCTTGAAGCCGTATCAGCCCCCGCCGCAACCGTCGCGGCCCCGCAACCCGCCGGCCTGGCATTATCCTACACGTCTTATGTCAGCCGTGGTTCTGTCGAAATCACGTATGTGCTGCCGCAAGATGCCGAAAGCGTCTTTATCGGCATCTGGAACCACTTCGCATTCAACGTGAAGACGCTGGTCAACGGTGAAAGCCAAAAGGCCGGACGCCACACGGTCGTATGGGATGGCACGGACGACGCGGGGAAGCGCCTGCGCGGCGGCATGTATATGTGCCGGATGTCCGTCGACGACCGTATCGCAGAGAGCGAGACGGTTCGGCTGCCCGGATAA